From the genome of Scleropages formosus chromosome 22, fSclFor1.1, whole genome shotgun sequence:
GAGCTTTTCAACTACCTCAGTAACTTCTGCCAGCAAAATGGACTCTTGATACCCTGGaaacctctggccctgactcctgtaaggaaggcatatctctcaggtttaggagttcctcaaagtgcttcttccgcctcccgacaatgtcctcatttgaggtaaGAGTTTCTCTACCTCTGCTGAGCATAGCTTGAGTGAAGCTCCTCCTATCCCTCCTGAGCTGTCAGATGGTtcttcagaacctctttgaggccaaccgaaaGTAATTTTCCATTCCCTCTCCagactcctcccatgctctggattttgcttctgcaagcccagctcctgctgccttttttgcctgccggtacccatctgctgagtcaggaatcCCCAGAGCCAGCCAGGCCCTAACAGcctttttcttcagcttgatgacTTCCCTCACTACCAGTGTCCACCAGGGGGTACTTCGGTTGCTGCCATGACTAgtaccaacaagcttttggccacagctacACCTGGCTGCTttcacaatggaggttttgaacagggtccattcagactgtctcctacctcctccaggacatggaagaagttctcatggaggtgggagttgaaatCATTGTGGACCAGGTCCTCTCatagttgttcccagcacaccctcactataccCTTGGGTCTACCAGGTCTGTTCAACAGTTTttcctgccatctgatccagctcaccaccagatggtgatcggttgacagctcagcacctctcatCACCctagtgtccagaacatgtggcctgaagtcagatgaaacgactacaaagtcaatcattgacctttggcccaaggagctcttgTACCAAGTATACTTTTATAAGCCttcttgtgtttgaacatggtgtttgttatggacatggctagcacagaagtccaataatatttcaccattcaggtttagaTCAGACAGGcagttcttcccagtcaccccattccagatttcccagtcatttccaatgtgagcattgaagtcccccagtaggaCTTTGGAGTCTGTATGTGGGGCCTGTctagaaccccacccactctctccaagaaggttcaatactctgaactgctgttttgGGATTTTTCCGgctcgtgttagtctggatcttcacttcAGACCTGGTCACCATGGGAGAgactaccaggagcatacttcTGACGAAATAGGTCTGAGATCCCTATATAATGCAAGCCCTTCTACCACGACAAGGCCCCGATTCAGGAAGGGGAAACAGaattgtgtgggtttcccccccccttttttttttttttgaagagtaTGTGAAATCAACATCTGAACTGATCAGATCATAGTCAAAGTTCTCACTCTAGTCTTTAGTGAGCTAAGCCCTTGGGTTGCTTtgctatatttttgtttttgactttAACTTTCCAATTAAAAAGTGCCATTGATTTCATGTTGATTCTTAGCAGTAATTGAATCCATGCATGTGGTTTGCTGGTGGTTGTTTGTCCTCAAGCTTCAACAAGCATTTCCAGGTTTTCAAGAGAAATATttgcatgatgtgtccaaagcaATATAACGTTAGTTATTTGTGCTTTAAATGAGTTACGGTTTGATTCGATTCAAGATccatctttttgttttcctggctgtccaTGGTATCTGTAAGTTTCCACCAGCCACAGGTTCAAAGTTTTTCAGCCCTTTTCCTTcagtgtccagctttcacatccatATACTGTTATTGAAAATACCATTGcttgaataattgtaattttcctTCCCATGGTTACACCAGTGCATTTATGTAAACTTCCCCTCAGATCTTTGGTATACTATATCTCATGACAGACTTATTAATAGACTGGTTATTAGACTGTTgctaatttttgctttttgctggATTTTTAGATTATCCATCCCACAACAGCAATGACATCTTTTGGTTTCCTGTCATTTTCTGAATCTGGCTTGTGCCATGGGGAGTTCCTTCCACATATAGCTATAGCCTGCACTCAATGACCTTGATCACAACCTTGAGAAATTTGGGAAATTATGTTAGTGTACACATACTGTCACTTGTCCTTTCTCGGGTATTGGAATGCAAGTTGACCTTTTCAAGTCTGTTGGCTaccattttgttttccatactTGTTGGTTGTTCAGCACCTTGGTGAGTTTCTTcctccattaaaaaaagaaagcttcTGTGATAGTCTGGGTAATTCCACTCTATTTCTTAGCGCAGACATTACTGCCAATCTATTTCATCCTCTGTTATTAATGGCTCTGGTACATAgctaatgtttttttctaatgcaTCTTGGATATTAATATCGCTGCTGTACAAATCTTCAGTGTGTCATCACTACACGATTTATTGTCTGCCTGCTTGCATCTGTGGTCATTCATAGTTGCAGCTTGAACTTCTTTGATTTCTTTAATCTTTTGAAAGACCTTCCTTGTTTCCTATTCTTCTTACATATTTGGtttctttgcagttttacaGATTTTCAACATGCAACAGTATTGAATATTGTTTAAAggttgatttttaatttttccccatttatgtTTCCATCATGACCATGATGATACACTGTCAAGTTCACTGGCTACAAAAATTTAGACATTAATTTAGAAACGGAAgataatattaaataaagcagtaaaatgTTCTGTATAATGTTTTGTCAACTTTTAGATTTACATGTAGTTGAACTGAGAACCTTATTAAAAGATCTACTTATGTTGCCGAACTTGTAGTTACATATTTACCAACattgaaaaatgtctttatcAGCctgatttcaaagaaaaaatacgAACCTCCAGTTAAATCCTTTCTAGTTATcaaaatttctaaaaatataatatttgaTCTGCCTCCTGTATATTCTTGCTAAACCACAACTCAAAATTGCTTTGTTATGGATGATTACTTTTGCATTTGGTaaggaaatgtattatttatcaaGCAGACCATAACAACATGTGAATAAATTGGTCTGCTTGTTCTCGCGATAAATATATGGTTGATCCACGTGTAACTTTTTCTGCTACAGAAGTTAACAATTTGATTTCTGCGATGTCTGAACACCATTTTGGATATTCTTAGTACAGTTAGATcacttgtgaaatatttaaatttttccctTAGtgttatgtatgtgtatattatttCCAATCTTTGTATGTGCTGTTATTTTGGTTAATAGAGGAGGTGGTTATATGGTTAGACAAATTtttagcttgtcttttaatgttgtcTTGGTTACACTATGTATACTTAATTATGTaagataaaaataagaaaatggagTAGAAATGATGGTATGCATTTAATGTACAACTGAtgttctgtaactgctgcagaGAGCTCATTGTGTGAAAAGCAGGATGTACCAAAAAGGCACCTCCAGCGATAAGGGGTAACAAATACTGGCtgacagtgggggggggagaaactTAAAAATGTTGGCAGTTTGAGAAGTAAGCTGAAGGAATGTAGAGTGCATGCTATATTATGCTCGTAACTTACTTTACCCTATAGCAAACATAGTAGATAAGTAACGAATTAGAAGTAAACACGAGCTGAGCACCCACTGATCACGCAGAAAGAAAGCCAATGAGAAGTTATGTATGTAACGTGCTTTTGGAgctatataatgtgtgtgtattggatgcTCTAGGAGACTCCCTAGACTCTGACACAGGGaactctccctccagctggggtgaaataaagtaagatagTCTATCTTGGGTCCTTTTGATTGAGTTATGCCAAATTTCTTCCACAATACCcaatactttaattttttaattaattttaggtaaTTTTCTCTGGAAGCCTTTCCCCTCATTACAAATAATCATTAACTGCGCCTCTTCTCGAAAAATTTGCCCAATTTCATGGACTGATCTAACACCTTTATGTGAGGAATGACTGTTCACTGGCTTCTTGACttgcaaattttcaaagatacaaacatttccctgTTCTGTTATTGCACTTACTTCACTTACCTATTACTCCAGCTGTTAGCTGACAGTAAAACATACTCAAACTGTAGGAATGAGAGACCAGATTTTTAGAAATCCTTGGTTCTGTTGTATTTGCAGTGTGTGTCTAGTGTTTGAGTGCCTGTGACCTATAAAAAGATGATTTTGCAactgtttatgggatgaatcagtcaacagtcaGGGCTGACCAGGAGTTTGAGGAGACTTTTCAGTCCCCCCCCAAATTAGCTTTGAGGTACTAATAAATTAATGTCTTATGTTGAAAATTGTTTACAGAACTTAACTTGAAACTCATCCTAATTGTTTGTAGCTGTGGAGTCAGTTGTAAATTCTTTAATATTGATAATTTTTACGTATTAAGTGATTGACCATCCAGTTCTCACCAAGTCCTAATAATAGATGTAACTAACATGTGACAGACAGCACACaaattttgctaattttttatcgaacaaaaaaaacccagccAACATTCAGAAGCTCTGTTGGGGTGAGTGGAGTATGTCCTTACTGCTTTCTTGTCGGTGACAAAGGTCATGCAGACCAGGTGCTCCTTTTGCGCACACATGTACGTGAGTTGATTGTCAGGAAGTGGTCCCGCTTTtgtataaaatggaaaaacttaGTCAGTTTCACTTTGGCCTTTCAAGTTGTTCAGAGCACGCTGTGCCTGGGTGAAAAGATATGCATGTTCTACTCTTAATAGTCTTTGAAGCATTATAACATTTCCATGCTGGAGGTGGAAGAGGGTATGAGGATGAACAGCAATTAATTCTTGATTGAGCTTGAATTTTAATGCGCTGTTGGCATTGCCAAACATATAGTGCTGGTTGAGGTAGGGTGAAGTGAGTGCTTTCATGGACGAACATTTCATATGTCCAGAAGGCAAACAGAACTCTTGGCTCTAATTTGAAATTTTAACCAAATAAATGGTTGCTTACCCAATATTCTGGGCTGTCCAGTGGTACAATTTTAGAAGTTGTAGAAGAATTTATTTGGTTTTGTGATAATGTCAGAAGGTAAATGTCATGCCATTTGGTTGTTTCAGCCTCTGTATTTCagcaaaatagttttttttggaATGGCACTGTTTATTGTGACTAACTCATTTTAACTGGTTTTGAACTCCTTGCGCTTAAAGTTTCATACTTTCAGCTAATGCTACCAACTTTGTATTAATTAGTTGTGACactgctgatttttttcactcagGATGATGTTTGGACTCAGACGTGGAATTGAAATGCAGAGtttatttgtgcaaaaatgGGGCCTTTGAACCAAAAAATGGGCGGAACAAAGATGAAAACAGATTTCTCAAAATGGCAGAACTTGCAAAGCAATCGTTGTTCACCTCTGCTGCTGATGTGCCCTCTGAACAGATGTCAAGAATGGCATCTATCATAAATACCAGGCAAGGTGCAAACACGTACAGCAAGTTACAGGTCTGTTGAGGCTACCAAACATACCTACTTTTAGCACAAAGAACAATGACATTGATTTTTTGAGCATCACATTTCTATTTATACACCTGCTAAAATACATCTCTAGGCTCAGTTCTTAAGCTCTAGGTGTGATGTATGCATTCTTATCCACAACGCTATTTTGTCGTTACCAGCACAATTTTGAGTCAAATAACCTTtcatctgccaaatgaaaaaGCAGACTCTTAATTTCCAGATTaatgtaagcttttttttttgtttaaatgtttaaaccATAAATTTTCTGGCTTGATATGCATCAGCTAACCCAGTTGGTTTGATATTTGGTTAGTAAGTTGTGTcactcttatttatttttaaaggaaaaatcacTTTGTGAACAAACAGTTCTACCTCTAAAGTAACCTAAtgttggattcaaaggttgtcATCTTTCATAAGAATATTTTATTCAGAGTACTTCTGTTCATATAtggtattttactgaaatatttgaaaGGACACTTGACCACATTCACATCCTTTGTAATTCCGTGACTCAATAGTTTTTACAGACTGGCTGAACACAGCACTGTCAAAGAATTCAAGCTCTGTACTGAAGGTTTGGTTGGTTGTTTAATGTGTGccatttgtattaatatttgCAGTCCTAAAGGGTAGCTGTATATGTGGAATAGCATTATAATAACTGAAAGTAATGATTATTTTGCAGTTGTCTCTGAAAGCCCTTAAACTTTTTTTGACGTTGTAGTGTTTGGGGCTGCGTTTAAAAtgcctttctttttcttaaatacaATATAGAATACTTGTGTAATACGTGTCTGTATTTGTGCTGTCTTTACAGGGTGCACCTTCAGTCGAGGCCTTTATGTTGTTCACTTCTTGGGTTATGCCATGAATTGTGAAGAGGAGGTTGTCGAGAAGGTAGTGCAGTCGTGGTCAAGACTGGCCTTAGCTGGACAAGCGACTTTTCTAGAGGCCTTGAAGGTGTTCAGCCCCATGTCAAAAGATCTTCTGGACACTGAGAGACAGCTGGTCTCCTTCCTGCAGGGACTCAAAGATGAGGGACACAGACCCACTGTGCTGAAGAGCAAGGATGTGTATGGGTACAAATCTTGCACAACAGAGCCTCTTGCTCCGGAGAAGGTACCTAAAATTGTTGAAGTTCCCAGCAAAGTACTGAAGGTGCAGAAGATTAAGAAACGCAGCCGGAAGCCTCtggtgaagaaaaaagaagccGGCTGCACGCAGTTAACGACAGACGCCAAAGTCATCATAAAGAATCATCCCAAAGTCCTGCTGAGCAACCTTTCAGAAGAGTCCTGCCAAGAGACAGTGCTATCCAAAGCTCCGCTGCTCACAGACAGACCtgcacagtgtctgaaactgaCCAATATCACAGGGCCGTCCGGTGGCCACACGGCACGGC
Proteins encoded in this window:
- the ccdc71 gene encoding uncharacterized protein ccdc71, with the protein product MNCEEEVVEKVVQSWSRLALAGQATFLEALKVFSPMSKDLLDTERQLVSFLQGLKDEGHRPTVLKSKDVYGYKSCTTEPLAPEKVPKIVEVPSKVLKVQKIKKRSRKPLVKKKEAGCTQLTTDAKVIIKNHPKVLLSNLSEESCQETVLSKAPLLTDRPAQCLKLTNITGPSGGHTARLQIRSDPAPLGIAAPNSHLPRGRSGIPVQPLESAGKTPEVVALENSKLSSPAKVGVALSGDVALGVYDTVKVLNKGHNGYTMVPLRISKANSTLDWRDRARVAVQAGTVWDRDQENSRLMENSLRFKVIKVDGSATDEEVRTKAQKILQVNLSPVIQITPLVAYPV